A stretch of DNA from Fibrobacter succinogenes:
ACGTGAAGGCGGCGAACCGTTCAAGCATCCTTTCGATGGTGCTCGGTTGCGCGGTCTCGATTCTCTTTTATTGGGTGGGCGCCGCTCTTTATGTTTATTACAACGTTTCGAAAGTGGCTACAGTTCCGGCGGGCATCGGGCAGAATGACGTATTCCCGTACTTTATCGTGAACGGGCTTCCGGTCGGTGTGACGGGCTTGATTGTCGCTGCGATTTGTGCGGCGGCCATGAGTAGCCTTTCGGGTGCCATCAATTCGCTTAGCAATACTTCGGAACACGATTTTCTCGGTTGGGATGAATCCGCGGGAATGGGCGGTCTCAAGCGCGCTAAAATCTGGACGGTTATTTGGGGCGTGCTCGGCGTGTTCTTTGCGCTATTCGCGGCAACGCAGCAGGGGAGCCTCCTCAAGAACGCCCTCTTCTTTACAGGACTCTTTACCGGCCCGCTCCTTGGCATGTTCCTCCTCGCGTTCTTCGTGAAGAATCTCAAAAGCTGGCAAGTCATTACCGCCGTTATTTGCGGCATGGTAAGCCTCGTACTTATCCAGGGAATCCCTGCATTTCATGTGCCTGCGGTTTTTGAAAAAACGTTCAGCTGGCCGTGGATGCCCTTCATCAGCATGACCACGACAATTGTGGTGGCGGTGGTGTTGAAGTTTGTGTCGCCCCTTGTTTGCGCAAAACGCGGATGATAGTTCTTTATTTCTTAATCAGTATTCCTTTTATAGCGTTGTTTGTACTGCTTGTAAAGGCTCATGATTATGTCACGGATAAGAAATGGGATTTTGTATTGCTTCTTTTACGGCTATTGAGTAGTGTCGTTGTATTGGGATCTTTTGGTGGTCCCATTTTGGTCAGTATATATTTGACAAATCTGGTAGATCCGGATTTTGTTTATGGGGTGCGGTGGTATAGTTCTACTATAGTCTTTTTAGGGAATATGATATATACTTTTATTTATGTTTACAAGCATAATAGAGTTTTGTGGTGAACAAGGTCGGAAAAGATTACCAAAACTCGCTCTAATTAGCCACTTTTGGAAAAGATTTTTTTAGAGATTGCAAATCGCGTCTTTGCCGTAAAGTTTATTTTTCCGAATTGCGGTAACGAAATTAAGTAGTTTATCGTAGAATGAATTCCGCAGGATTACCCACTTGCGGATTTTTTTATACATTATGTTTTGTATGATTAAGAATTTGTTTTTAATATCGCTGTCTGTTCTGCTCTCATCGTGCTTTAGTTATTATGACAAAGCAGAACGATTGGCTGTGATGGGAATTATTGATAGTGATAATGATAGAAAAAATAATTATGATCTCGGTGAAACCTTAGATTATACGTTGGTGTACCGGTTTAATGGAGATACTGCTGATGTTCCTATTCTGTTGATGGTTGAAAAGGATGAAAATGGTGCTGTTCAAAAAGTGATAAAAAGATTTTTTCGAGGCTTTTGTAATGTGGTATTTCCTGCTATGGATGTGTTTGGTTGTGGATACATTTTGAGAGGTAAAGTTAATGTGGAAGTATTTCTGAAAAGTGTAGTAACGGGGCACAGTATTTTGTTAGCGAAAAAGACTATTGATATGGATGCCTATTATCGTTCTGTTTTACTCACGCAGGTATATTTGGGGACTGATACTGCAAAATATAGAAACAGGTTGAATTTTAATATTGATTGGAGTAAAATGAAGCCGATTGTATTTGAAGGTGCAAATGATACTCTTTACCATTATACTGCATGGTATTGGGATAAAAGAGAAAAGTATGAAAACAATCTCATTGAAGACCGATTTTTTGTTGAAATTCCATAATTTTTTTTATTTTAATGTAAAATTTCAAAAAAAGGATTTAACATGAAATTTAAAATTATTATTGTTGAAGCTTTCCTTTTTATTCCATGGGCTTATAGAAATTATTGGTCTTATTGATATGGTTAAATGTTTATTTCTGATAGTATTGTCCTTTTTACTAACGTCCTGCTTTTATTACAATAATGCTGAACGGATGTTTGTTTGGGGCTATTTAGATGGCCCCAGAGAGATTTTCGATGATTATTCTTTAGAATATGTTCTTAATGATAAAAATGTAAGTCCAGACTTTTATATGACTTATCGGGATTTAAATTATGATTGGAATGAAAATGGTCGAATAAAAGCTTTTGAAAAAAAAATACTGTAATAGGCGATTCTCTGGCAGTGATGTTTTTAATTGTGGCTCTCCGTTGACGGGTAAAGCCAACTTTGATATTTTTTTAAAGAATGAAAAAAATGGAAACCGTATTTTGCTTGCTAAAAAGACCATTAATATGGATGGCTATTTTCGATCTGTTTTGTTAACGCAAGTGTATTTTGGAACTGATAAAGAGCAATACAAGTATAGAACCGATCGTAATATTGATTGGAATAAAGTGGAGCCAATCGTTTTTCCAAATACAAACGATACTCTTTATCATTATACCGCATGGTATTGGGATAAAAGAGATTCTTATGAAAAATATTCCCCAAACGAAAAATATTTTGTAGAAATCCCGTAAATATTATTTTTCTGAATTGCAACTAAGAAATTAAGTAGTTTATCGTTGAATGAATTCCGCAGGGATGATTCGCCTGCGTTTTTTTTTTGTGGATGTTTTGAAAAAGGAGAAATATATGCAGAACAAGGTCTCGTACATCGTTATCATTGTACTTGCTTTCGTGTGCCTGATTCTTTCGATGAAACTCGGGCGTGATGACCTGGCGAACAAGGGGGATGCTGCGGCATCGACAGCTCCTGAGGTTGCGAGCGAACAGGCTAAAGTCAAGGACGGCTGGAATGTCATTTCTCTTTCGACGAGCGAACAAGAAATGTTTCTCGCTGACGAGTATAAGATAACGTTCAAGATTGTTCAAAAGCATAAGGAAAAGAGCCGCGCTTTTAGCTTGCTGAACGAAAGCCGAGAAAAGGTTCTTTTGATGCTCAAGGAATTGAATGTCGATAAATCAAACTACGATCTCTATTCGATGAGCATTTCTAGTGATTTCGAACGTCGCAACAATGGCAAGAGGGTTAAGGTGGGCTATGATGCCAGACAGGGAGTCGAGATAAAGCTTCCGAACAAGTCCCTTAGCGATGCGGTTGGGCGTAAACTTGCAACTCTTGATTTTATTGATGATTTTGAGACAGTTGGCGTATTGAAAAATGCGGATTCGTTAGAGGTTGAAACGATAAAGCGTACATGTAAGAAAGTGCTGAAACAGGCCGATGTATATGCCCGGAGCGTCGGGGCTACGGCGGGGAGAATTCTAGCTGCCGAAGGCAATTCCAACGTTAAAGAGTATGCTAGCTATTCGGATTCTGTTGGCATCCGCGCAGAATTGAATGTGTCTGTGCAGCTAAAGGGACGTGATGAACCCAAGCAATCTTATGTCCAGGTGAGTCAGGAAGAATCGAAGAAATTCTTGGCGGATCTGTTTACGATTTCTGCAGGGGCTGTCGTAGATGGCGATGACAGAGAGAAAATTTACGGTCAGGTGGGGCTTGTGAAGGATTCCATTGTGGCTCTTGCCAGAAATCTGGGTGTCGCGGAATCTGAAATAGATGTCCATACGGCAAGGATAGGTATTAAATCCCGATGGGAATTTACGAACAACGAGTCTAAAAAGAATCGTTTTAGGGCTCGCCAGTTTGTGACCGTCAGTTTTACGTCCAAGCAGGATGCGGCCGCATTCTTGGCGGAAGTCGGTGGCGCCGAAAATGTGACTGTTGGTGATGTTCGTTCTGTATTGAAAAATCGCGATTCTCTTGAGGTCCTCGTGACTGAAATTGCTGGGCGTAAGGCCATGGCTCGTGCGCATGCGATTGCCGAAGGCTTTGGTGGCAAGGTGGGCGATGTCGTGTATGTGGGGAACAACACGTCTTACGATTACAATGTGGTTAACGAGATTTCTTATGAATCCAGTGCTAGAGGCAAGAGCGTGCTTGGGAACAGCCGTGGAATTTCGAATGGCGCTTATTTTGATGGAGGTTTGGCCGGTCTTTTGGGGGGTGCCGATGTTTCGGGCATGATTGCCGATTCCGTCGAGGTCAGTTCTCGCGTCAATGTGATTGCGGAACTCAAGTAATGTGGTCTTTCGTCTAGAAAATGACTATTTTAAGTTCATAAAAGTTGAACCAATAAAAAAGGGGTAAAATGATGATGCAAAAAATGCTCAATATCATCTATCTCATCGTTCTTGTTGTGTGCGTGTGCTTGATTATTCGCGTATTCAATGCGCAACCGGCAAGCGTTCCTGCAGTTACAACCTCCAATGCCAATGGCACTACGGCAATCGATGTGCCGCACATCGAAGTCTCGGCGTCCGAAACCAAGAAGTTTGCCGCCGACAAGTTCGAGATGGGCTTTAGCCTCGAAATCCGCGGTAAGGATAAAGAAGCTGTTTCCAAGCGCTTGGCGGAACGCCGCTCGGTGATTTTCGAGAATGTGAAATCGCTCGACATTCCGCAATCGGACGTGGAACAGAACAGCATTGACATTCGCAAGGAATGGTCTTATCGCAACAGCAAGCGCGAACTCGTTGGCTATGTGGCCACGCAGAATTTTGTGATTACGGTGAACCGAAAGATTGATGCTGCTGCTCTTGTGCAGGCTCTTTCTTCGGAAGCGGATGTTGAAATTCATCGCACGTCGGCACAGCTCAAGGACGTGGATGGCGTGCAATCTAAGGTCATCAAGGCTGTAGGCGAGAAGGCTAAGGCCAAAGCAAAGGATTACGCCGAAGGCGTTGGGGCAAAGATTGGCCGCGTGTTGCAAATCAATGGCGAAGGCGGCGGAGTTTACTACAGGCCAATGCGCTTGCGCACGAATGGCGTTATGATGGCGAAAAGCGTGATGATGGATGGCGCTGCAGAAGCTGTTCCCGACGAAAGCGCTATTGCTGATTCCGTCGAGGTCAGCGCTTCTGTTCAAGTTGTTTTTGAACTAAAGTAATTCTAACAAACTATTTTCGTAATCTTGGGCAGCCTTTTCGAGGGCTGCCTTTGGCATATCCGGGCCGCAGCCGTAAATGCCAAACGGTTTAAACCACTTCATGCCTGCTGCATTTGCGGTCATTTCGAACGGGATGAGCATTTCTTCGGCGGTGTAGCGGTTTAGGCCTTCGTGGGTGTAGTGCTCGGCGGCGGCGCCTGCGGTAAAGACTACGCGAACGGGCATGCCTTTCAAGAAGTTGTCGGCGCTGTACACGATCGGGCTCATGACTTGGTCTTGCCAGTCGCGCAAACTTGCCGGGCTGTTATACCAATATATAGGGAACTGCCAAACAATTGCTTTCGATTCGCGGAGCAATTTTTTTTCGGCTTCCAAGTCGAAGTAACCATTAACCCTGATTTTGTCAAGGTGGTGAAACACAAAATTGGGATTTTTTCTGTTGATATCCACTAAGTGTTTGTTGAACATGGAGTTAGAAATGTTCGGATGCGATAGAAGAATTGTGATTTGATTGTTCATTATTTTTTTTCTGTTGATAAGTTGAGGAAATATTATAAAAAAATTACATAATACGTGCGAAAAATCTTCCAAAATGGTCCGTTATTTATTATACTTGTAGTGTGGTTGATCTACATCTTGTGGGGGTGGTTCGACCTCAAGCACAAGATATAGTAAAATCGGAGGATTTTGACTATATTTGTGAAAAAGGGAATTGAAGGTTTTTTTGTAGATGATTTTTACTGTCAAGAAGCGCGACGGCCGCGAAATGCCGTTCAATATCGAGAAGATTGCAGACGCTGTAATCAAAGCGTTTAGAGCCTCTGGCGAATTGGATGAACAGATTAAGGCCGCCCAAGCGCAAATGAATTTGCTTGGAAACGACGACCTTCTTACAAACGCTGCCCTCAAGGTTGCAGCCGAAGCTGTTGGGCATCTCGAAGCCGAAAACAAGACCAAGCCGGACATTGAAGAAATCCAGGACGCCGTTGAAAAGGCTTTGACCGAAGGTGGTTACGCCGATACTGCTAAGAGCTATATCTTGTATCGTGCCGAACGTACCCGCGTGCGCGAAGTCAATACTCGCCTCATGCAGACGCTTCATGACATTACGTTCAGCTCCGCCAAGGAATCTGACCTCAAGCGCGAAAACGCTAATATCGACGGCGATACCGCTATGGGTACGATGCTCAAGTATGGTAGCGAATCCGCTAAGCATTTCTACACGATGATGATGCTCAAGCCGGAACACAGCCGCGCCCACATGGATGGCGACATTCACATCCATGACCTTGACTTCTATTCTTTGACGATGACTTGCTGCCAAATTGACCTCATTAAGTTGTTCAAGAATGGCTTCAATACGGGTCATGGTCACTTGCGCGAACCGAAGGATATTCGCAGTTACGCCGCTCTTGCTGCAATCGCCATTCAGAGTAACCAGAACGATCAGCATGGTGGACAGTCCGTGCCGAACTTTGATTACGCTATGGCCGATGGCGTTCGCATCACGTATCGCAAGGCTTACCTTTCGAACATGGTGAAGGCGCTTATCCTTTTGACGGGCAAGACCGAAGAAGAAATTTTGCCGGTGGTGAAAAAGCTTCACACTGAAATGGCCGAAATGGGCATGGTCGCAACGCTTGTGCCGAATGAAAAGTTCCAGACAACTGAAGTCCACGAACTTTCCAAAACTTATGACGCCGAAACGGTGAAGAACGCCCAGAAGTTTGCCGAAAAGATGGCTTTCGAAGAAACTGACAAGGCCACTTTCCAGGCTATGGAAGCTTTCGTGCACAACTTGAACTCCATGCACAGCCGTGCCGGTGCCCAGACTCCGTTTAGCAGCATCAACTACGGTATGTGTACGGAACCTGAAGCCCGCATGGTCATGAAGAACTTGCTCCTCACGACTGAAGAAGGCCTCGGCGGTGGCGAAACGGCTATCTTCCCGATCCAGATTTTCCGCGTCAAGGACGGCATCAACCTGAATCCGGGCGAACCGAACTACGACTTGTTCAAGCTTGCCTGCCGCGTGAGCGCCAAGCGCCTGTTCCCGAACTTCAGCTTCCAGGACGCTCCGTACAACCTGCAGTACTACAAGCCGGGCCATCCGGAAACCGAAATTTCGTACATGGGCTGCCGTACCCGCGTGATTGGTAACCATTACGATCCGAGCCGCGAAATCTCTTATGGCCGTGGCAACTTGAGCTTTACCTCGATTAACCTCCCGCGTATCGCTATCAAGATGAAGTCCGTCGATTTGTTCTTCAAGGAACTCGACCGCATGATGCAACTCGTGAGCGACCAGCTCATGGAACGCTTTGCTGTGCAGAGCCGCCGCAAGGTGAAAAACTTCCCGTTCCTCATGGGACAGGGCGTGTGGATTGATTCAGACAAGCTCGGCTGGGAAGATACCGTGGGCGAAGTCATCAAGCATGGTACGCTTTCCATTGGCTTTATCGGCCTTGCCGAAACGCTCGTGATGCTTACGG
This window harbors:
- a CDS encoding SIMPL domain-containing protein (The SIMPL domain is named for its presence in mouse protein SIMPL (signalling molecule that associates with mouse pelle-like kinase). Bacterial member BP26, from Brucella, was shown to assemble into a channel-like structure, while YggE from E. coli has been associated with resistance to oxidative stress.), encoding MQNKVSYIVIIVLAFVCLILSMKLGRDDLANKGDAAASTAPEVASEQAKVKDGWNVISLSTSEQEMFLADEYKITFKIVQKHKEKSRAFSLLNESREKVLLMLKELNVDKSNYDLYSMSISSDFERRNNGKRVKVGYDARQGVEIKLPNKSLSDAVGRKLATLDFIDDFETVGVLKNADSLEVETIKRTCKKVLKQADVYARSVGATAGRILAAEGNSNVKEYASYSDSVGIRAELNVSVQLKGRDEPKQSYVQVSQEESKKFLADLFTISAGAVVDGDDREKIYGQVGLVKDSIVALARNLGVAESEIDVHTARIGIKSRWEFTNNESKKNRFRARQFVTVSFTSKQDAAAFLAEVGGAENVTVGDVRSVLKNRDSLEVLVTEIAGRKAMARAHAIAEGFGGKVGDVVYVGNNTSYDYNVVNEISYESSARGKSVLGNSRGISNGAYFDGGLAGLLGGADVSGMIADSVEVSSRVNVIAELK
- a CDS encoding SIMPL domain-containing protein, whose protein sequence is MMMQKMLNIIYLIVLVVCVCLIIRVFNAQPASVPAVTTSNANGTTAIDVPHIEVSASETKKFAADKFEMGFSLEIRGKDKEAVSKRLAERRSVIFENVKSLDIPQSDVEQNSIDIRKEWSYRNSKRELVGYVATQNFVITVNRKIDAAALVQALSSEADVEIHRTSAQLKDVDGVQSKVIKAVGEKAKAKAKDYAEGVGAKIGRVLQINGEGGGVYYRPMRLRTNGVMMAKSVMMDGAAEAVPDESAIADSVEVSASVQVVFELK
- a CDS encoding NAD(P)H-dependent oxidoreductase, with the protein product MNNQITILLSHPNISNSMFNKHLVDINRKNPNFVFHHLDKIRVNGYFDLEAEKKLLRESKAIVWQFPIYWYNSPASLRDWQDQVMSPIVYSADNFLKGMPVRVVFTAGAAAEHYTHEGLNRYTAEEMLIPFEMTANAAGMKWFKPFGIYGCGPDMPKAALEKAAQDYENSLLELL
- a CDS encoding anaerobic ribonucleoside triphosphate reductase, which codes for MIFTVKKRDGREMPFNIEKIADAVIKAFRASGELDEQIKAAQAQMNLLGNDDLLTNAALKVAAEAVGHLEAENKTKPDIEEIQDAVEKALTEGGYADTAKSYILYRAERTRVREVNTRLMQTLHDITFSSAKESDLKRENANIDGDTAMGTMLKYGSESAKHFYTMMMLKPEHSRAHMDGDIHIHDLDFYSLTMTCCQIDLIKLFKNGFNTGHGHLREPKDIRSYAALAAIAIQSNQNDQHGGQSVPNFDYAMADGVRITYRKAYLSNMVKALILLTGKTEEEILPVVKKLHTEMAEMGMVATLVPNEKFQTTEVHELSKTYDAETVKNAQKFAEKMAFEETDKATFQAMEAFVHNLNSMHSRAGAQTPFSSINYGMCTEPEARMVMKNLLLTTEEGLGGGETAIFPIQIFRVKDGINLNPGEPNYDLFKLACRVSAKRLFPNFSFQDAPYNLQYYKPGHPETEISYMGCRTRVIGNHYDPSREISYGRGNLSFTSINLPRIAIKMKSVDLFFKELDRMMQLVSDQLMERFAVQSRRKVKNFPFLMGQGVWIDSDKLGWEDTVGEVIKHGTLSIGFIGLAETLVMLTGKHHGESEASQELGLKIIGHMREFCDKESERLGLNFSLLATPAEGLSGRFVRMDKKKFGIIPGVTDRDYYTNSFHVPVYYRISAFKKLSLEAPYHALTNAGHISYIELDGDPTQNLDAFEKIVKHMAKVGIGYGSINHPVDRDPVCGFVGVIGDVCPRCGRSEGHAISCEKLAELRKKFPGMPAFRGIR